The Intrasporangium calvum DSM 43043 sequence GGCGAGCGGGTGTCCCACGACGGGCTCGTGACGGTCGACCGGGCCAAGGTCTGGTCCCGCCCGAGCACGCCCCCGGACCTCGTCGCCGCGGCGGTCAGCGTCGAGACGGCCGGCAGCGCCGCGGCCTGGGCCGACGGGCTCATCACGGTGAACCAGCAGGAGGGCGGGGACCGGCGGGCCGCCGAGGCCTACCGGGAGCACGGCGGGCGGGGGCCGGCCCGGCTCCAGCTCCACGTCAGCTGGGCGCCTTCCGAGGACGAGGCGCTCGACATCGCGATGCAGCAGTGGCGCAGCAACGTCTTCGGCTCGCCCGTCGCGTGGGACACCGACTCCGTCGACGCCTTCGACGAGCTGGGGCGGCACGTCACCGAGGACGACGTCCGCCGTTCCGTGCACGTATCAGCCGATCTCGAGTCGCATGCGGCCCGGATCGGGCAGGCGTTCGACGACGGCTTCGACGCGGTCATGGTGCACTTCGTCGGCACCGACCAGGCGCCCTTCATCGACGCATTCGCAGCAGCGGTCCTCCCTCAGTTCACCCCCGCTGCCCTCACTGGAAGGAGCACATCGTGACCAGCAGCATCGGAGAGCGCGCGGCCTCGATGGTCCGCAGCGACGACAAGGGCGGCTTCCCGCCGCAGCAGCAGGACCCGCCCGGACTCACCCAGCGGATGGAGCCGGTTCCCGACCACGGCGAGGAGACCTACGTCGGCCACGGCCGGCTGGAGGGGCTCAAGGCGCTGATCACGGGCGGCGACTCCGGAATCGGCCGCGCGGTCGCCATCGCCTTCGCCCGGGAGGGCGCCGACGTGGCGATCAACTACCTCGCGGACGAGCAGGCCGACGCGGAGGACACCGCATCGTGGGTCCGCAAGGCTGACCGCACGGCCGTCCTCGTGCCCGGTGACCTCACGGAGCGCCAGACCTGCGACCGTGTCGTCGCCGAGGCGGTCGAGGGTCTCGGCGGGCTCGACATCCTCGTCAACAACGCGGGGTTCCACTGGGACAAGGGGCCCCGTGACGGGCTCGAGGGACTGACCGACGAGAACATCGAGCGCGTCATGCGGACCAACCTCCACGCGGTGCTGTGGCTGTGCCGGGCGGCGCTCCCACACCTCGGGGAGGGCTCGTCGATCATCAACACGACGTCGATCCAGGCCTACGACCCGTCGCCGGCGCTGCTCGACTACGCGGCGACCAAGGCGGCCCTCAACAACCTCACCGTCAACCTCGCGCAGTCGTTGGGCCCGAAGGGCATCCGCGTCAACGCGGTGGCGCCCGGGCCGATCTGGACCCCGCTGCAGCCGGCCACCCGGGACACGGAGAAGATCGAGACGTTCGGCTCCGACACCCCGCTGGGGCGCGCCGGCCAACCGGGCGAGGTGGCCCCGGCCTTCGTGTTCCTCGCCTCCCCGTCCGACGCCAGCTACGTCTCGGGCACCGTCGTCGGCGTCACGGGCGGGGGAGCGGTGTTCTGAGCAGACCTCACCGTATGCCGCTGGGCTGGCTCCCAGCGCATGGGCGCTGAGCGCTCCAAGGCGTAATGTCGAAGCGGCGAAGCCGATCGTGGACCTGCCCCCTCGGAGGCACCCGCTCATGGTCGGCTGGGCCCCTGTGGGTTGGAGGTAGGGATGGTCAGAACGGTCGGTGTCGAGGAGGAGATGCTCCTCGTCGACGTGCGCAACGGTCGGCCCAAGTCGGTGTCCGGACAGCTCGTCCTGCGTGCCGCCATGCAGCAGCAGGCCGTCGCCGGCCTCGGGGTCCATGGCGCCCTCGAGGGCGAGTTCCAGCAGCAGATGATCGAGACGCACACCGCCCCCGTCGAGTCCCTCGAGGACCTCGAGCGCGAAGTCCGGCACTGGCGGACCGAGGCGAACTCCGCTGCCCGGCAGGTCGGTTCGAGCGTCGCAGCGCTCGCGACCTCACCGCTGCCGGTGACTCCGATCCCGGTCGAGTCGACCCGCTACGCGTGGATGCACGATCGCTACCAGATCGTCGCCAAGCAGCATCTCACCTGCGGGCTGCACGTCCATGTCGCCATCGGGTCCGACGAGGAGGGCGTCGGTGTCCTCGACCGGATCCGCGTGTGGCTGCCCGTGCTCCTCGCGCTCAGCGGGAACTCGCCGTTCTGGAACGGCGAGGCGACCGGGTTCGCGAGCTGGCGCTCGCAGTCGTTCGGCCGGTGGCCCTCGAACGGTCCCACCGAGATCTTCGGCTCCGCCGCGGCCTACCACCGGATGGTGCGCGACATGACGATGTCCTCGGTCATCCTCGACGAGGGCATGGTCTACTTCGACGCCCGCCTGAGCCAGCACTACCCGACCGTCGAGATCCGGGTGGCCGACGTGTGCCTCCGGGCCAGTGACGCCGTCCTCCTCGCGGCGCTCTGCCGGGGCCTCGTCGAGACGGCGGCGCGCGACTGGGCCCGTTCGGTCCCGGTCCCCGACGTGCCCACGACGATGGTGCGCCTCGCCACCTGGCAGGCCGCGCGGGAGGGGACCGAGGGACGTCTGCTCGACCCGTTCACCTCCCGGCCGCGGCTCGCGTGGGACGTCGTCGACCGGCTGGTCGAGTACGTCGCACCCGCCCTGTCCGAGGCGGGGGACGTCGAGCTGGTCAAGGAGGGTCTCGAGCGGATCCGCACCCGTGGCAACGGTGCCCAGCTGCAGACCCGCACCATGGAGCGGACCGGCCAGCTCATCGACGTCGTCGCGCACGCGGTCCGGGTCACCGCCGGCCAGGAGGAGGACGACTGAGCATGCCTGCCGGTCCGCCGCGACCGTTGCCAGCTCGCGAGAACCTCGCCGGCCGGCCCCTCGACTGGCCGCCGGACTGGACCCCTGGCGGCGCTGCCGGCTCAGGCGGCTCAGGCGGCTCAGGCGGGCCGGTGCCCGTGGCGGTCGCGACCGCGCACCCGTCGTCGGTCCTGCGCTCGCGGCAGCGTGAGGTGGACCGAGCGCAGCTCGTGGACGACCTCGGTGTGGCCAGGACCCTGCTCGACCAGGGCTGACCTCGGGAGGAGCGGGCCGGCACCCTCGCGCGGACCGAGCCCAGCGGCATACCCCTTCACGGGAGGGTCATCCGTCGCGCTCCCACGGGGGCTCGTCGTCCCACTTGGCGTAGTACTTCGCGAGGTGGCTGCGCACGCGGTCGCGGTCCTTGTCGGGGAGGTCCACTCCTCCGCGCGAGCCCTGCATGACGGCTGCCGCAGCCATGACTCCCCGCGGCACCGCCTTGAGCCGACCGTCGACGACATCCGCGATGAGCAGCTTGTACGCGGTGAAGTTGTTCTTGTTCTCGGCGTCGTACCAGACGTGGGCGTCCCGGTACTTCTCGTTGGGTCCGTCCTCGGCCCCCGCCCACTCGCGCACCCGGCGCTCGGCAGCGTCGCCGTCCCACTCACGGTCCCGGTCGGCCAACGGCAGGTCCTGGAAGCTCGTCACGCTCACGACGACTCCTCTCGTCAACGTCCTGGGGCTCGTGCCCCTCGTGCGGCGCCTACCCCAACCGGTCTCGCGCAAACCCCTCTCAAATCGGGCCTTTCCGGCGTGGACTTCGTTTTCGGGGGGTGCCGACGGCGCAAAGTGTTCGTTCTCGTGGTGGTCCCGCCCGGAGCGGCACCGCCAAGGTTGAAGGGACTTCACGAGCGGTTCAACCACGAGCTGACTCCGTCACCCGCAGAAGCAGGAGATGAGTCATGTCACGCATGAAGTCCGTTTCCCCCACCAGCACGCCCACCCCGATCAGCCGCCGTCGCGGCCGATTCGTCGAGAGGGACCGGAAGGCGGAGGAGCTGCTCCTCGAGCTCTCGCGTACAACGAACTGCGCGGAGCGCGAAAGGCTCACCGACGAGATCGTCCGGCTCCACCTCGACCTCTGTGATGGCGTGGCTGCCCGCTACGCCGGGCGCAGCATCCCGACCGAGGACCTCGTCCAGGTCGCGCGGCTCGCGCTCCTCGTCGCGATCAAGCGGTACCAGCCGGGCCCCGGCTCGTCGTTCATCGGCTACGCCCTCCCGACCATCTCGGGCGAGCTGAAGCGGCACTTCCGGGACCACGGGTGGATGGTCCGCCCGCCCCGGCGGCTCCAGGAGCTCGGCCCTGTCCTCCGCCTCGCCCGCGAGCACTGGGAGCAGGAGCACGGCACCTCGCCGACCACGCAGGACCTCGCCGAGGAGGTCGGCGTCGACCCGGAGCAGGTCTCCGAGTGCCTGTCCGCGGAGCACAGCTACCACCCGCTGTCGCTCGACCTCACCTTCGGAGACGACGAGTCCCGCTCCCTTGCGGAGAGCCTCGCCGAGCCGCAGGACGAGCTCGAGTCGGCGGCGGACCGGGTCTCGCTCGGGACCGCGCTGAGCAGCCTGTCGCAGAAGGACCGTGAGCTGCTCCAGATGCGGTTCGTCGACGGGATGACGCAGAAGGAGATCGGCCTCGCGCTCGGCGTCAGCCAGATGCAGGTCTCTCGCCTCGTCCGGGCCGTCCTCGACAGGCTGCGCACCCAGATGGGCGTCACGGTCGACGACGACCGCAGCGCCACCGCCGCCTGACCGCAGGCCTCGACCCGGTTTCCCCCAACCGGTCGAGGAAGCGGGTGAACGCGCCGACCACGGTCGGCGCGTTCACCCTTTCCGGGGCGGGGGTTGGGTCGGTGATGTGACCTGCGCCCCAAGAGGCGGCGGCCCAGGGTGCAATCAGGAGGAGAAGTGGTATATGGTCGGATGGTCGGCGGCCCGGAGACGGGCGCGGACGGGTCAAACCATGGCCCTCGGACACGACAGCCTCGGAGTTGATCATGTCCCTATCGACCAGCACCACCAGCAGCATCCACCACGTCACCCTCACGGCGACGGACCCGACTGCGATCGAGCGGATCTGCGCGGAGGAGCTCGGCGTTCCGCTTCGCCTCGTCGGCTGCCCGGACGGGCCCTATGTGGCGCTGGCCCACACCGACGCAGGGCGGTTCTCCATCGACGTCCTGTCCGGCGCGGGCCTCTCGGCAGAGCTCCGTCCGCGCGATGACGCCGGCCCGACCGGGACCGACTCGACCGGCTCGTCCGAGTCGGCGCTCTTCCTGACCGGCGAGCGGGGCCAGATCCGCCTCGACGCGGCCGGCAGCGTCGAGCAGGTCGGCCCCGGCCAGTCCGTGTGCCTGGCCCGCGCGGCCGAGACCAGTCGAGTTGACTGGACCGGCGACGCGCCACGTGCCCACTGCGTCCGACTCGACCTGGCGCTGATCCGCGACATCGCGGCGGCCACCACCGGCGTGACCGACGTGGTCTTCACCGGGAGCCGGCCCGTGAGCCGGGCCGCCGAGCTGCACTGGCAGGAGACGGTCACCCACGTGGCCCGCACCCTGTCCGGCGTCCCCGGCGTGCCGGTCACGCCGCTCGTCGTCGGCGAGGCGGCCCGGTTCCTCGCCGCAGTCGCGCTCGCGACCTTCCCGAACACGACGATGGAGTCGGTGCGGCGCGACACCGACGCCGCCCCGCAACCCGTGACCGACCTGCCGATCACGGCCGAGACGGTGCGCGACGCGATCGCCTTCATCGAGGAGCGCGCTCACGACGACCTCACCGTCGCCGACGTCGCTGCCGCGGCGGGAGTCACGGCAAGGGCCGTCCAGCTCGCCTTCCGCCGCCACCTCGACACGACGCCGATGGCCTACCTGCGCAGGGTCCGGCTGGCGCGGGTGCACGACGAGCTCGCGCACGCCGAGCCCGACGCCGGCGTGACCGTCACCGAGGTCGCCTCGAAGTGGGGCTTCAGCGGGTCGAGCCGGTTCACGGCGTACTACCGGGACGCCTTCGGCGAGGTCCCCAGCCAGACGCTCGCCAGCTGACCCCGGTCACCCACACACGTCGAGTGTGCCCGGTCACCCACACACGTCGAGTGTGCCCGGCCACCCACACACGTCGAGTGTGCCCGGCCACCCGCACACGTCGAGTGTGCAGTTCCGGCCGGTTGCGTCAGGGACTGATGACGCACCCTGCGCCCCGCAGTGCCCGGCTCCACGCACGCAGCCGGGTGACTGACTGCCGGTAGGTGCGTCATCAGTCCCCATGCGCGCCGGGACGAACTCGTCGCACGACGCGATCGGGCCCTAGGTTGGCCGGATGGACCTGGAGTTCAGCGGCGAGATCGTCTGGTGGCGAGGGCCCGCGCCGTACCACTTCGTCCGCGTTCCGGACGGGGAGTCGGCCCAGATCGAGGCCGTCAAGCACCTCGTCACCTACGGCTGGGGGGTCATCCCGGTGACGGCGGTCGTGGGCGACACCGAGTTCACCACGTCGCTCTTCCCCAAGGACGGAGCCTTCCTCGTCCCGCTCAAGGACGGCGTCCGTCAGGCCGAGTCCCTCGAGCTGGGCGAGGTCGTCTCGATTCGGCTCATCCTCGATGTCTGAGTAGGGCGGGCCTGACGCCTTCGCCTACACCGGCGAACCCGCACCTGCGCAGCCGTCCCGGTACACCCTCGATCGACCGGTCGTGTCAGTCGCTCACTGTGGGGGCGTTGCGGGCGGTGGGGGCTGCGGGGAACCGCGCCCGGGCTCCTCGGTGCTGCGCCAGGTCGTGATCGCCGACCAGGCGACGGCCGCGAACGGCACGGCGAGGATGGCCCCGATGATGCCCGCGGAGATCGTCCCGGCCGAGAGGGCGAGCAGCACGGCGAGGGGGTGCAGCGACACGGCCTTGCCCAAGACGTAGGGGGACAGGACGTCGCCCTCCAGCTGGTTGACGACGATGACCACCGCCACGAGGACGAGGGCAGCGACGACACCGTTGCTGACCAGCGCGATGAGCGCCGCGAGCGCGCCGGCGGCCGTCGCGCCGAGGAGCGGGATGAACGCGCCGATGAAGACGACGATGGCGATCGGGAGGGCCAACGGCACGCCGAGGATCGCCACGGCGGCGCCGATCAACGTCGCCTCGACGAGCGCGATGAGGGCGGTGCCTCGGACGTAGCCGCCCAAGGTGGACACGGCCTCCGCGGCGACCCGGTCGAAGCGTGGCGAGTGCCGGTCGGGCAGCAGCTCGCTGCGCAGGAAGGTCCAGATGCGGTCCCCGTCCTTGAGGAGGAAGTAGAGCAGGACGAGCCCGAGGAAGATGCCCGCGAGGATCTCGACGACCAGGGTGGCTCCGGTGATGACGCCCTGGCCCTGGGGCCCGGCCAGGAACTCCGCGGCCTGCGCCCACAGGTCCTCGATCTCCCTTCGGTCGAGCCCGAGCGGTGACTCCGCGAGGAACCGCTCGAGCTCCTTGACCCCTTCGCCGGCGCCCGCCGCGAGCTCACCCCACTGGTCCTGGGCGGCGCGCGCAACGAGCCACCCCAGCCCGCCGAGGACCGCGAACGCGGCGAGCAGCGTGACCCACACCGAGGGCGCGCGCGGCAGGCCACGGCGGTTCAGCCAGGTGACGAGCGGGCTCGCCGCGGCGGCGATGAGGACGGCGATGAGCAGGGGCACGACGACGAGGCGCAGCTGGACCCCCACCCACACGACGATGACGAGGAGCGTGAGCACGGCGAGGACCTGGAGGCTGCGGATGGCGGCTCGTCCCAGCCGGTCCTGCCAGGGTCCGCTCGCTGCCGCAGGCGGCTGCGGTGGGTTCATGACGGGAACTCTCCCACACCGCTAGCCGTCGACGAGCAGTCCGCGGAGCGGGCCCTGGAGACGGTCGGCCCGGCGTGAGACGTGCTCGAGGAGCCGCAGCCGGTGGGTCGGCGGCAGGCCGTCGCGACGGCGACGGGCCTGTTCCTCCGCGATGGGACGCCAGACCGCGTCGATGACGGTGTGCGGGTCGCCGTCGATGGCCTCGACCGGCCGCTCGGTGTGCTCCGCCCAGAGCCGCAGGCGGGTCCTGCGGGCGAGGTCGGGGTCGCAGGTGAGGACGTTCATCTCCGTGTCGTTGAAGAGGGAGTGCTCGTTGAGGTTGGCCGACCCGACCGTGAGCCACCGGTCGTCGACGATGCCGACCTTGGCGTGCACGTACACCGGTGCCGACGTCCCGCCGTCGTGGGCCGAGATCGTCGTCGCGAGCAGGCGGTGGGACCCGCCGTCGGCCTCGAGCAGCCGGCCGAGCTGGCCGCGCGTCGTGTCCGCGCCGTTGTTGGGTCGGGCCGGCAGCAGGAGCAGCACGCGGAACTCGTCGCGCGGGGGACTGGCCAGCCGCTCGCAGAGGATGTCGACGACCTCCGGGGACCAGAGGAACTGGTTCTCGAG is a genomic window containing:
- a CDS encoding AI-2E family transporter, whose protein sequence is MNPPQPPAAASGPWQDRLGRAAIRSLQVLAVLTLLVIVVWVGVQLRLVVVPLLIAVLIAAAASPLVTWLNRRGLPRAPSVWVTLLAAFAVLGGLGWLVARAAQDQWGELAAGAGEGVKELERFLAESPLGLDRREIEDLWAQAAEFLAGPQGQGVITGATLVVEILAGIFLGLVLLYFLLKDGDRIWTFLRSELLPDRHSPRFDRVAAEAVSTLGGYVRGTALIALVEATLIGAAVAILGVPLALPIAIVVFIGAFIPLLGATAAGALAALIALVSNGVVAALVLVAVVIVVNQLEGDVLSPYVLGKAVSLHPLAVLLALSAGTISAGIIGAILAVPFAAVAWSAITTWRSTEEPGRGSPQPPPPATPPQ
- a CDS encoding SDR family oxidoreductase; protein product: MVRSDDKGGFPPQQQDPPGLTQRMEPVPDHGEETYVGHGRLEGLKALITGGDSGIGRAVAIAFAREGADVAINYLADEQADAEDTASWVRKADRTAVLVPGDLTERQTCDRVVAEAVEGLGGLDILVNNAGFHWDKGPRDGLEGLTDENIERVMRTNLHAVLWLCRAALPHLGEGSSIINTTSIQAYDPSPALLDYAATKAALNNLTVNLAQSLGPKGIRVNAVAPGPIWTPLQPATRDTEKIETFGSDTPLGRAGQPGEVAPAFVFLASPSDASYVSGTVVGVTGGGAVF
- a CDS encoding DUF1905 domain-containing protein; the protein is MDLEFSGEIVWWRGPAPYHFVRVPDGESAQIEAVKHLVTYGWGVIPVTAVVGDTEFTTSLFPKDGAFLVPLKDGVRQAESLELGEVVSIRLILDV
- a CDS encoding sigma-70 family RNA polymerase sigma factor; protein product: MSRMKSVSPTSTPTPISRRRGRFVERDRKAEELLLELSRTTNCAERERLTDEIVRLHLDLCDGVAARYAGRSIPTEDLVQVARLALLVAIKRYQPGPGSSFIGYALPTISGELKRHFRDHGWMVRPPRRLQELGPVLRLAREHWEQEHGTSPTTQDLAEEVGVDPEQVSECLSAEHSYHPLSLDLTFGDDESRSLAESLAEPQDELESAADRVSLGTALSSLSQKDRELLQMRFVDGMTQKEIGLALGVSQMQVSRLVRAVLDRLRTQMGVTVDDDRSATAA
- a CDS encoding helix-turn-helix domain-containing protein, which codes for MSLSTSTTSSIHHVTLTATDPTAIERICAEELGVPLRLVGCPDGPYVALAHTDAGRFSIDVLSGAGLSAELRPRDDAGPTGTDSTGSSESALFLTGERGQIRLDAAGSVEQVGPGQSVCLARAAETSRVDWTGDAPRAHCVRLDLALIRDIAAATTGVTDVVFTGSRPVSRAAELHWQETVTHVARTLSGVPGVPVTPLVVGEAARFLAAVALATFPNTTMESVRRDTDAAPQPVTDLPITAETVRDAIAFIEERAHDDLTVADVAAAAGVTARAVQLAFRRHLDTTPMAYLRRVRLARVHDELAHAEPDAGVTVTEVASKWGFSGSSRFTAYYRDAFGEVPSQTLAS
- a CDS encoding carboxylate-amine ligase, giving the protein MVRTVGVEEEMLLVDVRNGRPKSVSGQLVLRAAMQQQAVAGLGVHGALEGEFQQQMIETHTAPVESLEDLEREVRHWRTEANSAARQVGSSVAALATSPLPVTPIPVESTRYAWMHDRYQIVAKQHLTCGLHVHVAIGSDEEGVGVLDRIRVWLPVLLALSGNSPFWNGEATGFASWRSQSFGRWPSNGPTEIFGSAAAYHRMVRDMTMSSVILDEGMVYFDARLSQHYPTVEIRVADVCLRASDAVLLAALCRGLVETAARDWARSVPVPDVPTTMVRLATWQAAREGTEGRLLDPFTSRPRLAWDVVDRLVEYVAPALSEAGDVELVKEGLERIRTRGNGAQLQTRTMERTGQLIDVVAHAVRVTAGQEEDD
- a CDS encoding TIGR03885 family FMN-dependent LLM class oxidoreductase, with product MPTIGFHCSHEQIPPSQLLEDVRHAEAAGFTAAMCSDHLEPWSTDQGQSGYAWSWLGAALNATRLPFGVVTAPGQRYHPAITAQAIGTLGEMFPGRFWAALGSGEAVNEHVTGDGWPRKELRDQRLVECAEVIRRLLDGERVSHDGLVTVDRAKVWSRPSTPPDLVAAAVSVETAGSAAAWADGLITVNQQEGGDRRAAEAYREHGGRGPARLQLHVSWAPSEDEALDIAMQQWRSNVFGSPVAWDTDSVDAFDELGRHVTEDDVRRSVHVSADLESHAARIGQAFDDGFDAVMVHFVGTDQAPFIDAFAAAVLPQFTPAALTGRSTS